The Thermodesulfobacteriota bacterium genomic sequence GCCCCTGCTTTGCTTGCATTGAGATGCAAATGTCCTGTGGTTCCCATTTTCGGTGTCAGAGAAATCAATGGAAGCCTTACAATCATTGTGGAACCGCCTTTGAAGATAACCAGAACGAAAGATTTAAAGGCCGACTTGAAAGCGAACATGCAAATTATGACAGATGTGATTGAAAAGACGGTTAGAGCGTATCCCGAGCAGTGGTTTTGGGTGCATAAACGCTGGAAAAAGTACTACCCGTTTTTATATCCGGAATATATGGCCAGAAAGAAACGCCGAAGGGAAAGAAAGGGAAGGCTGGCAAATTCAAGAATGAGCTGACACAGGTATTTTATGAAGATATTGCACTTATTAAGCAACTGGAAATGGACTGCAGTTTCTGAACCTGCCGTGGACCTGGCTATAGCACAAAAAGCTCTGGGGGCAGAAGCCCTGTTTGTTTGTGGAAAATCACCGGAAGGTCACAAATATGATGTGCTGTTTCACTCTCGTCAGAAAGGATTGAATCATGTGGATGCGATTAACTTGCCCAAGCACTTGCAGATTCATACGGCAATACAGGATGCAAGAAAACTTCGAAAGATCATAAATAATTTTAAACCGGACATCGTTCACTCCCACATGAAAAACGCACACTTTCTGGGATTTTTGGCCAGGGGAAAATCAAAACCACCTTTTTCAGTCAGAAGTTGTTATGATCCCCAAGGTCCGGGAAACGATATCAGGTCAAGGTTTCTAAATAAGCATTTTACCGATGGCCTTGTGGTGATCGGAAAAACAGCAAGGCAGAAGGCAGTTGAAACATGCGGGTTGCCCTCAAATGCCATTTTAATTACTGAACCGGGAATTGACCTGGACCGATTTTCACCTGACCGAAAAATAACGTTTAACAGGAAAGATTTTGGACTCACCAAAGAAAATTTTGTAGTCGGAGTTGTGAGTAGAATACGACCAAGCCGACGAATTGATATTCCTTTAACTGCCATCGCATCTCTTGTCACCCGGTTTCCACAGTTAAGATTTTTCTTAGTCGGGCGGGGGAACCGCAGAAACTATAATGAGGTAGTGGAAAAACCTTTGAAAGAAATGGGGATTGCCGACAAAGTCATTTTGCCCGGATACTGCCGTGATGATAGACTTGTTTCCGCATATCAGGCGATGGACGTTCTCGTTTACCCGATTCCCGGAACAGATAAATCATGTCGTACGGTAAGAGAAGCCATGGCTTCAGGAATTCCTGTGATTGCACCTGAAATAGGATTTCTTAAAGATCTTATTGAAAATGGTGTGAATGGAAAATTTATGGATTTATCATCAGAAAGCCTGGCACGTATACTTTCAAATTTAATAAAAGATAACAGGCAACTCCAGATGATGGCGCATCAATCACTTAAAACAGCCAAACAAAGGTT encodes the following:
- a CDS encoding glycosyltransferase family 4 protein — translated: MKILHLLSNWKWTAVSEPAVDLAIAQKALGAEALFVCGKSPEGHKYDVLFHSRQKGLNHVDAINLPKHLQIHTAIQDARKLRKIINNFKPDIVHSHMKNAHFLGFLARGKSKPPFSVRSCYDPQGPGNDIRSRFLNKHFTDGLVVIGKTARQKAVETCGLPSNAILITEPGIDLDRFSPDRKITFNRKDFGLTKENFVVGVVSRIRPSRRIDIPLTAIASLVTRFPQLRFFLVGRGNRRNYNEVVEKPLKEMGIADKVILPGYCRDDRLVSAYQAMDVLVYPIPGTDKSCRTVREAMASGIPVIAPEIGFLKDLIENGVNGKFMDLSSESLARILSNLIKDNRQLQMMAHQSLKTAKQRFSMILQAEKILMFYEKILNGKVQK